GCGGAGGCTTTGTTTTTGATTGTCGCTCGCTCCCAAATCCCGGGCGTGAAGAGAGATTCAAAACATTTAACGGAAAAGATAAATGTATAATTGATTGGCTAAGCGAAAAAAATGAAGTTGCAGAATTTCTAGAAACCTGTTCAAAGCTAATATTTTCGAGCATTGATAATTATTTGCAAAGAAAATTCAACTTAATTTCTGTTTCTTTTGGTTGCACAGGCGGGCAACATCGCTCCGTGTATTGCACTGAACAAACGGCAAAAAAAATAAATGCAAAATATTCAAAAAAAGTCAAAATAATCATTCAACACAGAGAACTTTAAAAAAAGTGCATGTTTTTCATTTTTTTATTGTCTAAATAACTCATAACAAAATTCCATGGACATTACTTTATTAAAAAAAGGCGACCATAAAGCATTTGCAAAGCTAATTGACGCTACAAGCAGCGACATTTTTAACCTTGCCATGAAATTTACTTCCGACTACAATGATTCCAAGGATATTACACAAGAAGTTTATATTGAAGCATTTAAAAACATTAAAAAATTCAGAGAAGAATCCAACATAAAGACATGGCTTTACAGAATCACTGTGAATCGCTCATTAAATCACATAAAAAAAGAAAAAAACAAATATTCCACTGTGGATATTGACAGCGTCGGGCAAAATATTTTTCTAAATTCAAAAAGCCAAAGCGATGCCGAAGCAAAAATTGAAAATAAAGAAATGAAAATGGCTTTGGAAGCTGCCTTATCCAAATTACCTGAAAATCAGCGTGTAGCATTTCTTTTGAAAAATCACGAAGATATGAGCTACAAAGAAATTGCAGAAATAATGGAGCTTTCAATTAGCGCAATAGAATCTCTCATTTTTAGAGCCAAAGCCAAATTGAGAGTTTTATTAAGCAATTATTACAAAAATAATTTTTCTTTATCGCAAGATTTTGAAACAAAAAATGTCTAATACATAACACATTGCAAAAAATGAATTGTAAAGATTTTACATATAACTTAGGAAACAGCTTAAACGGCGACTTAAGCAAGGAAATGAAAGAGCACATGAGCAATTGCAAAGATTGCAAAAAATATTTCTCTTTCATATATAATTGTATTGAAGAGCCAAACAAAATCTTAAACAATGAACCTCTAAAACAAAGCACTGCAAGTGAAATTAAAGAATTTGTTCTTTCAAAAATCAGCTATAGCAAGCAAATTCCACTATGGATAAGATTAACTTCCGCTGCTGCTGCCATTATTTTAGGACTTTTTATAGGTTATAGTGAATTTCAAAAAATGAATAACAACCAGAATGAATTATCAATAAATAATCAAACTGACAATAATTTCCTTATCGTAGAAACAACTGACCAAATGTATCAAGATTTCATATATAATAATGAAAACGAATAATTATGAAAAACAAAAATTTAATTATTTGGATATTGGCTATAATTAGCATAGTGTCAACAACAGCGTTAGTTACTTTGGCTATTTCAAACAGCACAACTCAAAAATATTGTGTAAAACACAACAACTTCAAAAAAAGGAGAAACGGAGGTTATCTAATAAAAAAATTAAATCTCAATGACGAGCAAAAAGATTTATTTATAAAATCAAAAAAGGAACATTTTGACAAAATATTTCCAATATTTGGCAACATAAGAACTTATCGCGACACACTTTTTCAAGAACTAAAAAAGGAAAATCCTGATAGCAACATAATTAACAATTGCGTTGAAAATATTTCGGAATACGAAAAAGACATACAAATAGAAAGCAACAATCACCTTTTAAATGTGAAGAAATTTTTAAACAAAACGCAATTTGACTCTCTAATATCGTTCCACTCAAAAGCAATGAACCCAAAAAATAAATTTTCGAGATACAAAAGAAAATGTAATAATAACTAAAATAAAAAACTATGAAAAAGATTTTTTTAATCACAGTAATCGCGTTTTTTGCGACAGCACAAAGTGCAAGCTTTGCTCAATGTCAAAATCATGGCAAACAAGGCGAAGCAAAAAAATGCTCTTTAAACCTAACAGATGAGCAAATAAAAAAAATTGAGCCATTAAAACTTGATTTCAATAAAAAGAAACTTGATATTTTAAATCAAATAAAAATAAAAAATGCTCAAATACAAGCTGTTACAACAGGCTCAAACATAAATAAAGAGGAAGCTCTAAAATTAAATGAAGAGCTATATAAACTCAAAGCAAAAC
Above is a window of Bacteroidales bacterium DNA encoding:
- a CDS encoding sigma-70 family RNA polymerase sigma factor: MDITLLKKGDHKAFAKLIDATSSDIFNLAMKFTSDYNDSKDITQEVYIEAFKNIKKFREESNIKTWLYRITVNRSLNHIKKEKNKYSTVDIDSVGQNIFLNSKSQSDAEAKIENKEMKMALEAALSKLPENQRVAFLLKNHEDMSYKEIAEIMELSISAIESLIFRAKAKLRVLLSNYYKNNFSLSQDFETKNV